A region from the Anaerolineae bacterium genome encodes:
- a CDS encoding Nucleoside ABC transporter, permease protein 2 yields the protein MIDQLLQMSIIVGIITTGVRLATPFLLAALGEMFDQRAGVYNLGVEGIMMMGAFVGFWVALRSGSPWWGILAAIAVGIFMGLLMGFISITLQAEQGISGIGLYMFGVGLAGYLFRITVGYITGIEGFQPISIPYLSDIPILGQILFNHNWMVYFAFLMVPVSWFVLFKTTWGLKIRSAGMTPEAADTLGLSVVAIRYTCLVIGSIAAALAGAFLTLGHTNMYADNISAGRGFIAVALVYFGRWSPWGILGGALFFSLVDALQLWVQVLGLQIPYEFAVMAPYVLTILALTVAARQIWGPAALGKPFNREGD from the coding sequence GTGATTGATCAACTCCTGCAAATGTCGATCATCGTTGGCATTATTACTACCGGTGTTCGCCTGGCGACTCCGTTCCTGCTGGCAGCCCTGGGGGAGATGTTCGATCAGCGTGCCGGCGTGTATAACCTTGGCGTAGAAGGAATTATGATGATGGGGGCGTTTGTTGGCTTTTGGGTAGCCTTGCGCAGTGGATCACCGTGGTGGGGAATCCTGGCTGCGATTGCGGTGGGCATTTTTATGGGGCTGTTGATGGGTTTTATCAGCATCACTTTACAGGCAGAACAGGGCATCAGTGGAATCGGTTTGTATATGTTCGGGGTAGGCCTGGCGGGGTATCTCTTTCGCATCACGGTCGGGTATATCACCGGCATCGAAGGCTTTCAACCCATTTCAATTCCCTACCTGAGCGACATCCCGATTTTGGGTCAAATCCTGTTTAACCATAACTGGATGGTGTACTTTGCCTTCTTAATGGTGCCGGTCTCGTGGTTTGTTTTGTTCAAGACCACCTGGGGACTGAAAATCCGTAGTGCCGGGATGACCCCCGAAGCCGCCGACACCCTGGGATTGAGTGTCGTTGCCATCCGTTATACCTGTCTGGTGATCGGAAGCATCGCCGCCGCGCTGGCAGGGGCTTTTCTGACCCTCGGACATACCAATATGTATGCGGATAACATCAGCGCTGGACGGGGTTTCATAGCCGTTGCTCTGGTTTACTTCGGGCGTTGGAGTCCGTGGGGCATTCTCGGTGGAGCGCTCTTCTTCAGCCTGGTGGATGCCTTGCAGTTATGGGTGCAGGTGTTGGGGCTGCAAATTCCCTATGAATTTGCGGTCATGGCACCCTATGTGCTGACCATTCTGGCTTTAACGGTGGCAGCACGCCAAATCTGGGGACCGGCGGCTTTAGGCAAGCCGTTCAATCGCGAAGGCGATTAA
- a CDS encoding Sugar ABC transporter, permease protein, whose protein sequence is MKSSYKVQLAILVIAVISALLVGAILLLIVRANPFTAYRAMLLGPFSSLYGLTETAAKATPLMLVGLGIVIAFRSGILNIGGEGQMIIGALAGTVVAITLQNWSPFLLFPLTMLAGFLGGALYGAIPGALRAYFKVNEILSTIMLNAIAQQVLVFLLRGPLIDPTEIAYGTGFPQTQQLARGIWLGKLIPQTRLHWGFIIAIVLAILVYIFLWRTVVGYRLRAVGAGPKAARYAGIPVEGGLILAMALSGGFAGLAGIVEVLGIHHRLLDGVSAGYGFTGIVAALFGRLHPIGLIPASFLFGALVLGADMMQRAVAIPAAIVLTIQGIMVLFVVGSDIFIRRPEWVEKVTAPLRRKTPQPALPVAVSPGGTSDQGEPPRD, encoded by the coding sequence ATGAAATCCTCGTACAAAGTACAACTGGCTATCCTGGTCATCGCCGTCATCAGCGCCCTTTTGGTCGGTGCCATCCTGCTCCTGATTGTGCGGGCAAATCCTTTTACCGCTTACCGAGCCATGCTTCTCGGTCCATTCAGCAGCCTGTATGGGCTGACGGAGACGGCTGCCAAAGCTACCCCCTTGATGTTGGTCGGTTTAGGCATTGTGATCGCCTTTCGCTCCGGGATTCTCAACATCGGTGGCGAAGGGCAGATGATTATCGGCGCCTTAGCCGGCACGGTGGTAGCGATTACCTTGCAAAACTGGTCACCTTTTCTTTTATTCCCGCTAACGATGCTGGCTGGCTTTCTTGGAGGCGCTCTCTATGGTGCCATTCCGGGGGCTTTGCGCGCCTATTTCAAAGTCAACGAAATTCTTTCAACCATTATGCTCAATGCCATCGCTCAACAGGTGCTGGTCTTTTTGTTGCGCGGACCGCTCATTGACCCGACCGAAATTGCGTATGGAACAGGCTTTCCCCAAACCCAGCAACTGGCGAGAGGTATCTGGCTGGGTAAACTGATTCCTCAAACCCGTTTGCACTGGGGATTTATTATTGCGATAGTGCTGGCGATTTTGGTTTACATTTTCCTGTGGCGGACAGTGGTTGGATACCGTCTGCGGGCGGTCGGAGCTGGTCCAAAGGCGGCTCGCTACGCTGGCATTCCAGTCGAAGGAGGCTTAATTCTGGCAATGGCGCTGAGCGGTGGATTCGCCGGACTGGCTGGCATCGTTGAAGTACTGGGTATTCATCACCGTTTGTTGGATGGTGTTTCGGCCGGCTATGGGTTTACAGGCATTGTGGCAGCCTTGTTTGGACGTTTACATCCCATCGGTTTGATTCCAGCGTCTTTCTTATTTGGGGCATTGGTCTTAGGCGCCGATATGATGCAGCGCGCCGTGGCAATCCCGGCTGCCATTGTGTTGACCATTCAGGGAATTATGGTCTTATTTGTGGTTGGTTCGGATATTTTTATCCGCCGTCCCGAGTGGGTCGAAAAAGTAACTGCACCGTTGCGGCGAAAAACACCCCAACCCGCTTTGCCGGTCGCCGTCTCTCCCGGCGGAACTTCTGACCAAGGAGAACCTCCCCGTGATTGA
- a CDS encoding cytidine/deoxycytidylate deaminase family protein has translation MNQHQGEEPDLDRHLPYLQRAVELARQAREHGNHPFGALLVDDQGNILLEAENSVVTERDCTGHAETNLVRAASRKYPVEFLERCTLYTSTEPCAMCAGAIYWAGIGKVVYALSEADLRQMTGAHAENPTLDLPCREVFQRGQRRIEVIGPVDLAEAHQVHLGFWDS, from the coding sequence ATGAATCAGCATCAAGGTGAGGAACCGGATCTTGATCGACATCTGCCTTACCTGCAACGGGCAGTGGAGTTAGCTCGACAAGCCAGAGAACATGGCAACCACCCCTTTGGAGCGCTGTTGGTTGACGATCAGGGGAATATCCTCCTGGAGGCGGAAAACAGTGTCGTCACCGAAAGGGACTGTACCGGCCATGCAGAAACCAATCTGGTGCGCGCTGCTTCTCGGAAGTATCCTGTAGAGTTCCTGGAACGCTGTACGCTTTACACCAGCACAGAACCTTGTGCCATGTGCGCCGGCGCGATCTACTGGGCTGGAATTGGCAAAGTGGTTTACGCCCTCAGTGAAGCGGACTTACGTCAGATGACCGGCGCCCATGCCGAAAATCCAACCCTTGATTTGCCCTGTCGCGAGGTGTTTCAAAGAGGACAAAGAAGGATTGAGGTGATCGGACCGGTGGACTTGGCGGAGGCACACCAGGTTCATCTCGGCTTCTGGGATTCTTAA
- a CDS encoding Sensory box/GGDEF family protein — translation MNYLESESIMFEYAPISLWEEDFSAIKVAFDDLRSQGVTSLQDYFTAHPQFIDHCMNGIVVRRVNRKTLELFHAQSEEELLANLDRVFRDQMRIHFQQELLTLWEGNTYWTGEGINYTLRGDPIEVRLHLSIAPQSLDSWDHVLITLEDITQRKEAERRFQALFEHSPISLWEEDWSGIKVALDQLRAQGIRKIQPYLTRNPDFVRHCMGLIRVVNVNQKTLDLFKARSKEELIANLDRVFRDEMSLHFAKELEDLWNGVTVYERQGVNYALDGEAIQVHIEVRIMPGYENTFKWVLVSLQDITARKKAEDYLRYLGSHDVLTGLYNRMFFEQTLREWEQSPVYPSGVIVADINGLKAVNDTYGHQAGDDLIRRAAEVLQKAIDENNILARIGGDEFIILLPGCGERKTAHLVERIRNLMDLNNKYHTQAPSLSLSIGRAITNSELSLQKLIVQADNMMYQEKGKYYRRRKGDLEESIDLESPSG, via the coding sequence ATGAACTACTTAGAAAGTGAATCGATTATGTTTGAATATGCCCCCATTTCCCTTTGGGAAGAAGATTTTAGCGCCATAAAAGTTGCCTTTGATGATTTGCGTTCGCAAGGGGTTACCTCTTTGCAGGATTATTTTACTGCGCATCCGCAGTTTATTGATCATTGCATGAACGGAATCGTTGTGCGTCGCGTAAACCGCAAAACTTTAGAGCTGTTTCACGCCCAGTCGGAAGAAGAATTGCTGGCAAATCTAGACAGGGTGTTTCGCGATCAGATGCGCATCCATTTTCAGCAAGAGTTATTGACGCTCTGGGAAGGGAACACCTATTGGACGGGGGAGGGAATTAATTATACCCTGAGAGGAGACCCGATTGAGGTTCGACTGCATCTATCGATCGCTCCTCAATCGCTTGACAGTTGGGATCACGTATTGATTACCCTGGAAGATATAACCCAACGTAAAGAAGCGGAGCGCCGTTTTCAGGCGCTATTCGAACATTCTCCGATTTCTCTTTGGGAGGAGGACTGGAGTGGAATCAAAGTCGCTCTTGACCAGCTTCGCGCCCAGGGGATCAGGAAAATCCAACCCTATCTGACACGCAACCCTGATTTTGTCAGACATTGTATGGGACTCATCCGCGTTGTCAATGTCAACCAAAAAACGCTTGACTTATTCAAAGCGCGCAGCAAAGAGGAATTGATCGCGAATTTAGACAGGGTTTTCCGCGATGAGATGTCCCTTCATTTTGCCAAGGAACTTGAGGATTTGTGGAATGGGGTTACTGTCTATGAACGGCAGGGAGTTAACTATGCGTTGGATGGGGAAGCGATTCAGGTGCATATAGAAGTGCGCATTATGCCTGGCTATGAAAATACGTTCAAATGGGTACTGGTCTCCCTGCAAGACATTACAGCGCGCAAGAAAGCTGAGGATTATTTACGTTATCTCGGCAGCCATGATGTGTTGACCGGTTTATATAACCGCATGTTTTTCGAGCAAACCCTGCGGGAATGGGAACAGAGTCCCGTTTATCCAAGCGGTGTGATCGTTGCGGACATTAATGGCTTGAAAGCAGTCAATGACACGTACGGTCATCAGGCAGGAGATGACCTGATTCGGCGCGCTGCAGAAGTCTTGCAGAAAGCCATTGATGAGAACAACATCCTTGCCCGCATAGGAGGCGATGAATTTATCATTCTCTTACCAGGGTGTGGGGAGCGAAAGACCGCCCATCTCGTTGAACGGATTCGGAATTTGATGGACTTGAACAACAAATATCATACGCAGGCGCCCTCCTTGAGTTTGTCCATCGGAAGAGCAATCACCAATTCCGAATTATCCCTCCAGAAGTTGATCGTCCAGGCAGACAACATGATGTATCAAGAAAAAGGAAAATATTATCGGCGGCGCAAAGGGGATCTCGAAGAATCTATTGATCTGGAGTCGCCATCAGGCTAA
- a CDS encoding Inositol-1-monophosphatase: protein MDRELNAAIEAALEAGEFLRQHYGKANALRYKSAIEVVTELDGQTEQIIAMRLQKEFPQYGFLGEEGHREESQAGYWVVDPIDGTTNYVRCIPVFAVSIGLVVDDEAVVGVIYQPMTGELFAACKGRGATLNGAPIHVSEVDQIDKALLGSGFPYDAWTSERDNLVQWGRAVKNAFAVYCSGVAALGLCDVAAGRIDGYWELHLHPWDIDAGACIVREAGGMVTQIDGRRFDPLGHTVLADNGRIHEAFLKLVQLENLS, encoded by the coding sequence ATGGATCGTGAACTCAACGCTGCCATCGAAGCTGCCCTTGAAGCGGGGGAATTTTTACGACAGCATTACGGTAAAGCCAATGCCCTGCGCTATAAAAGCGCTATTGAAGTCGTAACCGAGCTGGATGGGCAAACAGAACAGATCATTGCCATGCGCTTGCAAAAAGAGTTCCCGCAGTATGGCTTTCTGGGGGAGGAAGGTCATCGAGAAGAAAGCCAGGCGGGCTATTGGGTGGTTGATCCGATTGATGGTACAACCAACTATGTGCGTTGCATTCCCGTTTTTGCTGTCTCCATTGGTTTGGTGGTCGATGATGAAGCAGTGGTTGGCGTTATTTATCAACCAATGACCGGTGAATTGTTTGCTGCGTGTAAAGGAAGAGGCGCCACCTTGAACGGAGCGCCTATTCACGTCTCTGAGGTTGATCAGATTGATAAAGCATTGCTTGGCTCCGGGTTTCCGTATGATGCCTGGACTTCTGAGCGAGATAACCTTGTGCAATGGGGTCGGGCAGTGAAAAACGCCTTTGCCGTTTATTGTAGTGGGGTGGCTGCCCTGGGGCTGTGCGATGTCGCCGCTGGACGGATCGATGGCTATTGGGAATTACATCTTCACCCCTGGGATATTGATGCTGGTGCCTGTATTGTCCGCGAAGCTGGGGGAATGGTGACCCAGATCGATGGGAGACGGTTTGACCCCCTGGGGCATACCGTTTTGGCGGATAATGGGCGAATTCATGAAGCTTTCTTGAAGCTGGTGCAATTAGAAAATCTTTCTTGA
- a CDS encoding 3-oxoacyl-[acyl-carrier protein] reductase, with protein MSKELQLKVSGITGAGSGIGKAIAMAFAQAGSRVAVTDVNWEWANNVANEIKQSGGEAIALKLDVTRQDECQAVVDLIVERWGHIDIWVNNAGVSTMNRFVDLTEQDWDFNMNVNAKGSFLCSQVVVRQMLKQNPDATSGLRGKIINIASMAGKRGNAPFLAHYVASKFAVVGLTQAMAGELARHGITVNAICPGYVATSMQAREVEWEANLRGVKPQDVRQLYIDDTPLGRLETAEDVAKVALFLASAASDFITGESINVNGGSFMD; from the coding sequence ATGAGCAAAGAATTACAACTCAAAGTCAGTGGCATCACCGGCGCCGGTTCGGGGATCGGAAAAGCAATTGCAATGGCGTTCGCTCAGGCAGGCAGTCGCGTGGCGGTTACCGATGTCAATTGGGAATGGGCAAATAACGTTGCCAATGAAATCAAGCAAAGCGGCGGGGAGGCCATTGCCCTGAAACTGGATGTAACCCGCCAGGATGAATGCCAGGCCGTGGTTGATCTGATCGTTGAGCGATGGGGACATATTGATATCTGGGTAAATAATGCTGGTGTAAGCACGATGAACCGCTTTGTCGATCTTACCGAGCAAGATTGGGATTTTAACATGAATGTGAACGCCAAAGGCTCTTTTTTGTGTTCGCAAGTGGTTGTACGCCAGATGCTAAAGCAAAACCCGGATGCCACCAGCGGCTTAAGAGGGAAGATTATCAACATTGCCAGCATGGCAGGCAAACGCGGCAATGCCCCCTTTCTGGCGCATTATGTCGCCTCCAAGTTTGCAGTGGTGGGCTTGACGCAGGCGATGGCCGGCGAGTTGGCTCGCCACGGGATCACGGTGAATGCCATCTGTCCCGGCTATGTGGCAACCAGTATGCAAGCCCGCGAAGTGGAGTGGGAAGCAAATTTGCGAGGTGTAAAACCGCAGGACGTTCGTCAGCTTTATATCGATGACACACCACTGGGGCGTCTGGAAACCGCAGAGGATGTAGCGAAGGTGGCTTTGTTCTTAGCTTCAGCGGCGTCTGACTTTATCACCGGGGAAAGCATTAACGTCAACGGCGGGTCATTTATGGATTAA
- a CDS encoding N-Acetyl-D-glucosamine ABC transport system, permease protein 1, translating into MAELVKPTRNKPVPAPVLRSDRRLRVQLVLPALIGIWLVVGFPLLYAFYVSLHDYVLSQGGIKGLNPGNYTQIFSDKLLVGATRNTIILTISVVVLEFLIGFGLALLLNNKRLRGRDLYLLILLIPMLMPPITVGTIWRLLLHPELGIINYFLGLMGLPQPAWLGDPRLAMITIIIVDIWHETSFILLILLAGLTSLPDELYEAAMIDGANSSQQFRFITVPLMMPTILVAVLIRMIAALKTYDLVYILTRGGPGIATETISYYIYRVAFVFLDMGKSSAMSFLLLVVIILLTLVLMRIMRSAETT; encoded by the coding sequence ATGGCTGAACTGGTAAAACCTACTCGCAATAAACCTGTTCCTGCTCCGGTCCTGCGCTCCGATCGCAGGTTGCGGGTTCAGCTAGTGCTACCAGCGCTCATTGGCATCTGGTTAGTCGTCGGGTTCCCGCTGCTCTATGCCTTTTACGTGAGTTTGCATGATTATGTTCTCAGCCAGGGGGGCATCAAGGGGCTCAATCCAGGCAATTACACCCAAATTTTCAGCGATAAACTCCTCGTAGGGGCAACCCGCAATACGATTATCCTGACGATCAGCGTCGTGGTTTTAGAATTTTTGATTGGTTTTGGTCTGGCATTATTGTTAAATAACAAGCGGTTGAGGGGCAGAGATTTATACTTGTTGATTTTGTTAATCCCCATGCTCATGCCGCCCATAACGGTGGGTACAATCTGGCGGCTTTTGTTGCATCCTGAATTGGGGATTATTAATTATTTCCTTGGCTTAATGGGTTTACCTCAACCAGCCTGGCTGGGCGATCCACGCCTTGCCATGATCACCATTATTATTGTGGACATATGGCATGAAACCTCCTTCATCCTCTTGATCTTACTGGCAGGCTTAACCTCCTTGCCGGATGAATTATATGAAGCTGCTATGATTGATGGCGCCAATTCGTCTCAGCAATTTCGTTTCATCACAGTGCCTTTGATGATGCCAACGATCCTGGTAGCTGTCTTGATCCGCATGATTGCAGCCCTCAAGACTTATGACCTGGTGTATATCCTGACGCGCGGCGGTCCAGGTATTGCTACCGAAACGATCAGTTATTATATTTATCGGGTCGCTTTCGTCTTTCTGGACATGGGTAAAAGCTCGGCGATGTCTTTCCTTTTGCTAGTCGTAATCATCCTTTTGACTTTAGTCTTGATGCGCATCATGCGTAGTGCGGAAACAACCTGA
- a CDS encoding Various polyols ABC transporter, periplasmic substrate-binding protein: MMSKKTMRLILSIGVIVAILLGACAPQATEAPTAPEVPSATEAPATAEPGAPAEAPAAKPFEGVTINIMMEGVPDTEFVQAVLPKFQEATGMTVNIEVLNYALMHEKLVPQLTAPEGAGSYDVIVVDNYWVGEFVNAGWLMELDEMVSKSQTINLDDYLPSMVEMVGRLHGKTYMIPFYNYAMALIYRDDLLNDPALQEEYKQKYGKDLTLPASPEEYVELAKFMTRDTNGDGQIDLYGSSMMGLRPDPTTMEFLNYLYSSGGRIYDENWNVTINNEAGVKALTLYVDAMKNAAPPGAPAYGFDEAFSTMAQGQAFSYITFNWMLPQLNDPEKSQVVDKCKVVRVPGGKGLLGGWGWAIPVSSPNPEAAWAFIEWVESFEIAKERALLGGAPARADVFEDADVLAKYPHYSEVEQIVGEAIPFPIMSRSPQVVEELGRAISEAVAGSKSVVDALNEVAEVLKGLVD; the protein is encoded by the coding sequence ATGATGAGTAAGAAAACGATGCGCCTGATATTGAGCATAGGAGTGATCGTAGCCATCTTGCTGGGAGCCTGCGCTCCGCAGGCAACTGAAGCTCCAACAGCTCCCGAAGTGCCGTCCGCCACCGAAGCGCCCGCAACTGCGGAGCCCGGCGCGCCCGCTGAAGCCCCTGCTGCAAAGCCGTTCGAGGGTGTCACCATCAATATTATGATGGAAGGCGTGCCAGATACCGAGTTTGTGCAGGCTGTTTTGCCCAAATTCCAGGAAGCCACCGGCATGACGGTCAACATTGAGGTGTTGAACTATGCCCTGATGCATGAGAAGCTCGTTCCCCAACTCACTGCTCCAGAAGGAGCCGGTTCGTATGATGTTATCGTGGTGGATAACTATTGGGTGGGCGAATTTGTCAACGCTGGCTGGCTGATGGAACTGGACGAAATGGTGTCAAAGAGCCAGACCATCAACCTCGATGACTATTTGCCATCGATGGTTGAGATGGTGGGGCGTTTACATGGCAAGACATATATGATTCCTTTCTATAACTACGCCATGGCGTTAATCTATCGGGATGACCTCCTCAACGACCCAGCCTTACAGGAAGAATACAAACAGAAATACGGCAAAGATCTGACCCTACCTGCCAGTCCTGAGGAATACGTCGAATTGGCTAAATTCATGACTCGCGACACCAACGGTGATGGTCAAATCGATCTCTATGGCTCATCGATGATGGGTCTGCGCCCTGATCCCACTACAATGGAGTTCCTGAACTATCTCTACAGCTCTGGTGGACGCATCTACGATGAAAATTGGAATGTCACTATAAATAACGAGGCTGGCGTCAAAGCACTGACCCTCTACGTAGATGCAATGAAGAACGCTGCCCCTCCAGGCGCTCCAGCCTATGGCTTTGACGAAGCCTTCTCCACGATGGCTCAAGGGCAGGCTTTTAGCTATATTACCTTTAACTGGATGCTGCCGCAACTCAACGATCCTGAAAAATCTCAGGTGGTTGACAAGTGCAAAGTGGTGCGCGTGCCGGGCGGCAAAGGTCTGTTGGGCGGTTGGGGCTGGGCGATTCCGGTCTCTTCTCCCAACCCGGAAGCAGCCTGGGCGTTTATTGAGTGGGTGGAGTCGTTCGAAATTGCCAAAGAACGCGCCTTGCTTGGCGGTGCCCCTGCGCGCGCCGATGTCTTTGAGGATGCCGATGTGCTGGCGAAATACCCGCATTACAGCGAAGTTGAACAAATCGTGGGCGAAGCAATACCCTTCCCCATCATGAGTCGCAGCCCCCAGGTTGTGGAAGAGCTCGGGCGGGCAATTTCGGAAGCTGTTGCCGGTTCAAAGTCGGTAGTCGACGCGCTCAATGAAGTCGCGGAAGTCCTCAAGGGATTGGTGGATTAA
- a CDS encoding Various polyols ABC transporter, permease component 2 has protein sequence MIGTVAMKVLSWLRRNLGLLISHLILTGASLIILLPILWVMRTSFANRLIAYKIPPVWFFTPTLENYRIIFEKYPFQKYFYNSFLISTAASLVALALGALAAYSIARFKTGDPILRLSMLSTQMLPPITLVIPIFLLARIFHLWDSRLGLVLAYLSFNLPYTVWILIGFFQSIPVDLEEAAMIDGCSRLQAFWRVTIPVSLPGLLAAGVFNFILNWNEFLFALILTGRETRTLPVAIASLWTQQGVQIGAVSAATFLVILPVIVLTWVIQKSLVRNLTFGSIK, from the coding sequence ATGATTGGAACAGTAGCAATGAAAGTTTTGAGTTGGTTACGGCGTAATCTGGGATTATTGATCAGTCATCTGATCCTGACGGGAGCGTCTTTAATCATCTTACTGCCGATCCTTTGGGTGATGCGGACCTCCTTTGCCAATCGCCTGATTGCTTATAAGATCCCGCCGGTGTGGTTTTTTACTCCTACCCTGGAGAATTACCGAATCATCTTTGAAAAATACCCGTTCCAGAAGTACTTTTACAACAGTTTCCTTATTTCAACGGCTGCAAGTCTGGTTGCCTTAGCTCTAGGTGCTTTGGCAGCGTATTCGATTGCTCGTTTCAAGACCGGCGATCCGATCTTGCGCCTGAGCATGCTAAGCACCCAAATGCTGCCGCCAATTACGCTGGTGATTCCAATTTTCCTGTTAGCGCGCATTTTCCATCTGTGGGATTCGCGCCTGGGGCTCGTATTGGCTTATTTATCTTTCAATCTCCCCTACACCGTTTGGATATTGATTGGCTTTTTCCAAAGCATTCCGGTTGACCTTGAAGAAGCCGCCATGATCGATGGATGTTCGCGCCTCCAGGCTTTTTGGAGGGTGACCATTCCGGTTTCACTGCCTGGCTTGCTGGCAGCGGGCGTGTTCAATTTCATCTTAAATTGGAATGAATTTTTGTTTGCCCTCATCCTGACCGGACGCGAGACGCGCACGTTGCCGGTCGCGATTGCCAGTTTATGGACTCAGCAAGGGGTGCAAATTGGGGCTGTCTCAGCAGCCACCTTTTTAGTGATATTGCCGGTTATTGTCCTGACGTGGGTCATCCAAAAGTCGCTGGTGCGTAACCTGACATTTGGGTCGATCAAATAA